One genomic region from Onychostoma macrolepis isolate SWU-2019 chromosome 23, ASM1243209v1, whole genome shotgun sequence encodes:
- the slc2a1a gene encoding solute carrier family 2, facilitated glucose transporter member 1a isoform X2, with translation MESNKKQLTLQLLMAVGTAVIGSLQFGYNTGVINAPQKTIEAFYNETWYKRNSEYIPTTTLTTLWSVSVAIFSVGGIFGSFSVGLFVNRFGRRNSMLIVNVLAFIAAALMGFSKLAESWEMLIIGRFIVGLYSGLSTGFVPMYVGEIAPTSLRGALGTLHQLGIVTGILIAQVFGMKEIMGTPTMWPFLLGFTFIPAILQCALLPFCPESPRYLLINQKEEAKAKSVLKKLRGTEDVAEDMQEMREESRQMMREKKVTIPELFRSSLYRQPIFIAIMLQLSQQFSGINAVFYYSTRIFEKAGVSEPVYATIGAGVVNTAFTVVSLFIVERAGRRSLHLVGLMGMAVSSVLMTIAMALLDQVKWMSYVSIVAIFSFVAFFEIGPGPIPWFIVAELFSQGPRPSAFAVAGFSNWFANFLVGMCFQYVEELTGPYVFIIFTVLLLIFFVFTYFKVPETKGRSFEEISASFRTGSEKYTRDDLNTLGADSQL, from the exons CAGTTGACGCTTCAGCTATTGATGGCTGTTGGGACTGCTGTGATCGGCTCCTTGCAGTTTGGCTACAACACAGGAGTCATCAATGCCCCTCAGAAG ACCATCGAGGCTTTCTACAATGAGACGTGGTATAAGAGGAACTCGGAGTACATACCGACAACCACTCTAACTACACTCTGGTCTGTATCAGTGGCCATTTTCTCTGTCGGTGGCATTTTCGGCTCCTTCTCAGTTGGGCTCTTTGTAAACCGCTTTGGCAG GAGGAACTCAATGCTCATTGTAAATGTTCTGGCCTTCATAGCTGCTGCTTTAATGGGCTTTTCCAAGCTGGCTGAATCCTGGGAGATGCTTATTATTGGACGCTTCATTGTAGGCCTTTACTCTGGCTTGTCCACAGGCTTTGTACCAATGTATGTAGGAGAAATCGCCCCAACTTCATTACGTGGTGCACTGGGCACACTTCATCAGCTTGGCATTGTCACTGGCATCCTCATAGCACag GTCTTTGGTATGAAAGAAATAATGGGGACCCCTACAATGTGGCCCTTCCTACTTGGCTTTACTTTCATCCCAGCCATACTCCAGTGTGCCCTGCTGCCCTTCTGCCCCGAGAGCCCACGCTACCTCCTCATCAACCAGAAGGAGGAGGCCAAAGCCAAGAGTG TGCTGAAGAAGCTCCGTGGCACTGAAGATGTGGCTGAAGACATGCAGGAGATGAGGGAGGAGAGCAGGCAGATGATGAGGGAGAAGAAGGTCACTATCCCCGAGCTCTTCCGCTCATCGCTTTACCGCCAGCCCATCTTCATTGCCATCATGCTGCAGCTCTCCCAGCAGTTCTCCGGTATCAATGCT gttttttatTACTCCACTCGTATATTTGAGAAAGCAGGAGTTTCTGAGCCGGTCTATGCCACCATTGGTGCTGGAGTTGTGAACACAGCATTCACAGTTGTGTCG CTGTTCATAGTGGAGCGAGCTGGTCGGAGATCACTACATCTTGTTGGGCTGATGGGAATGGCTGTGTCTTCTGTTCTCATGACCATAGCTATGGCGCTACTA GATCAAGTGAAGTGGATGTCATATGTCAGCATTGTCGCCATCTTCAGCTTTGTGGCATTTTTCGAGATCGGACCAGGCCCAATCCCATGGTTCATTGTGGCAGAACTCTTCAGTCAAGGTCCCCGGCCTTCTGCCTTCGCTGTTGCTGGTTTCTCCAACTGGTTTGCCAACTTCTTGGTGGGAATGTGCTTCCAGTATGTTGAG GAACTGACAGGGCCATACGTTTTCATCATCTTCACTGTCCTCCTGCTGATATTCTTCGTCTTCACCTACTTCAAAGTTCCTGAGACCAAAGGGCGATCATTTGAAGAGATCTCTGCAAGCTTCCGCACAGGGTCGGAGAAATATACCCGAGATGATCTGAACACATTGGGAGCAGATTCCCAGCTTTGA
- the slc2a1a gene encoding solute carrier family 2, facilitated glucose transporter member 1a isoform X1: MTTTDKSKPNETTSLVRPSDNSKQQLTLQLLMAVGTAVIGSLQFGYNTGVINAPQKTIEAFYNETWYKRNSEYIPTTTLTTLWSVSVAIFSVGGIFGSFSVGLFVNRFGRRNSMLIVNVLAFIAAALMGFSKLAESWEMLIIGRFIVGLYSGLSTGFVPMYVGEIAPTSLRGALGTLHQLGIVTGILIAQVFGMKEIMGTPTMWPFLLGFTFIPAILQCALLPFCPESPRYLLINQKEEAKAKSVLKKLRGTEDVAEDMQEMREESRQMMREKKVTIPELFRSSLYRQPIFIAIMLQLSQQFSGINAVFYYSTRIFEKAGVSEPVYATIGAGVVNTAFTVVSLFIVERAGRRSLHLVGLMGMAVSSVLMTIAMALLDQVKWMSYVSIVAIFSFVAFFEIGPGPIPWFIVAELFSQGPRPSAFAVAGFSNWFANFLVGMCFQYVEELTGPYVFIIFTVLLLIFFVFTYFKVPETKGRSFEEISASFRTGSEKYTRDDLNTLGADSQL, from the exons CAGTTGACGCTTCAGCTATTGATGGCTGTTGGGACTGCTGTGATCGGCTCCTTGCAGTTTGGCTACAACACAGGAGTCATCAATGCCCCTCAGAAG ACCATCGAGGCTTTCTACAATGAGACGTGGTATAAGAGGAACTCGGAGTACATACCGACAACCACTCTAACTACACTCTGGTCTGTATCAGTGGCCATTTTCTCTGTCGGTGGCATTTTCGGCTCCTTCTCAGTTGGGCTCTTTGTAAACCGCTTTGGCAG GAGGAACTCAATGCTCATTGTAAATGTTCTGGCCTTCATAGCTGCTGCTTTAATGGGCTTTTCCAAGCTGGCTGAATCCTGGGAGATGCTTATTATTGGACGCTTCATTGTAGGCCTTTACTCTGGCTTGTCCACAGGCTTTGTACCAATGTATGTAGGAGAAATCGCCCCAACTTCATTACGTGGTGCACTGGGCACACTTCATCAGCTTGGCATTGTCACTGGCATCCTCATAGCACag GTCTTTGGTATGAAAGAAATAATGGGGACCCCTACAATGTGGCCCTTCCTACTTGGCTTTACTTTCATCCCAGCCATACTCCAGTGTGCCCTGCTGCCCTTCTGCCCCGAGAGCCCACGCTACCTCCTCATCAACCAGAAGGAGGAGGCCAAAGCCAAGAGTG TGCTGAAGAAGCTCCGTGGCACTGAAGATGTGGCTGAAGACATGCAGGAGATGAGGGAGGAGAGCAGGCAGATGATGAGGGAGAAGAAGGTCACTATCCCCGAGCTCTTCCGCTCATCGCTTTACCGCCAGCCCATCTTCATTGCCATCATGCTGCAGCTCTCCCAGCAGTTCTCCGGTATCAATGCT gttttttatTACTCCACTCGTATATTTGAGAAAGCAGGAGTTTCTGAGCCGGTCTATGCCACCATTGGTGCTGGAGTTGTGAACACAGCATTCACAGTTGTGTCG CTGTTCATAGTGGAGCGAGCTGGTCGGAGATCACTACATCTTGTTGGGCTGATGGGAATGGCTGTGTCTTCTGTTCTCATGACCATAGCTATGGCGCTACTA GATCAAGTGAAGTGGATGTCATATGTCAGCATTGTCGCCATCTTCAGCTTTGTGGCATTTTTCGAGATCGGACCAGGCCCAATCCCATGGTTCATTGTGGCAGAACTCTTCAGTCAAGGTCCCCGGCCTTCTGCCTTCGCTGTTGCTGGTTTCTCCAACTGGTTTGCCAACTTCTTGGTGGGAATGTGCTTCCAGTATGTTGAG GAACTGACAGGGCCATACGTTTTCATCATCTTCACTGTCCTCCTGCTGATATTCTTCGTCTTCACCTACTTCAAAGTTCCTGAGACCAAAGGGCGATCATTTGAAGAGATCTCTGCAAGCTTCCGCACAGGGTCGGAGAAATATACCCGAGATGATCTGAACACATTGGGAGCAGATTCCCAGCTTTGA